A genomic window from Caballeronia sp. SBC1 includes:
- a CDS encoding gamma-butyrobetaine hydroxylase-like domain-containing protein: MSGLTKQTPIPTGIVVHSKTRALELQYGNDQTYRVPFELLRVYSPSAEVQGHGPGQETLQTGKRDVLIIAIEPVGHYALQLNFSDGHNTGLYSWDILYDLAVRQDELWADYLAKLEAAGIDRDTPMTPKASGGHCH, from the coding sequence ATGAGCGGACTGACCAAACAAACGCCGATCCCGACGGGCATCGTCGTGCATTCGAAAACGCGCGCCCTGGAGTTGCAATATGGCAACGATCAGACGTATCGCGTGCCGTTCGAGCTGTTGCGCGTATATTCGCCCTCGGCGGAGGTGCAGGGCCACGGTCCCGGGCAGGAAACGCTGCAAACGGGTAAGCGCGACGTGCTGATCATCGCAATCGAGCCGGTCGGCCACTACGCGCTGCAGCTCAATTTCTCCGATGGCCACAATACCGGTCTCTATTCCTGGGACATCCTGTACGACCTCGCGGTCCGCCAGGATGAACTCTGGGCTGACTATCTCGCAAAACTGGAAGCAGCGGGCATTGACCGCGATACGCCAATGACGCCGAAAGCGTCCGGCGGACACTGCCACTGA
- a CDS encoding Tim44 domain-containing protein, whose translation MSDSRLPQTRGFLKSLFRKAGVVALAGVIMAGALIAEDAEARRMGGGRSMGRQSTSAAQQNQATPPSQSMQSGQAANAQRAAPAAAPGAAAAQPARNRWMGPLAGLAAGLGIAALLSHFGLGGAFAGAMANMIMIALIVMAAVMVFRFIMNRRKNANTPAYSAAGAGSPFGGSARTGFNSQEPSYVPQSAPGGYGPSAAALSNANTIEAAPQVEVPAGFDSEAFVRNAKVYFVRLQDAWDRGNSNDIREFTTPEMFAEVKLDIDARGTQPNRTDVVQLNADILGVEERGTESLASVRFHGLIRESEGAAAEPFIEIWNLSKQKYGNEGWLLAGIQQVS comes from the coding sequence ATGTCCGATTCGCGCTTACCCCAAACTCGGGGTTTCCTGAAGTCGTTATTCAGGAAAGCCGGGGTCGTTGCGCTGGCTGGCGTAATCATGGCCGGTGCTTTGATTGCTGAAGATGCAGAAGCACGCCGCATGGGTGGCGGCCGCAGCATGGGTCGTCAATCAACGAGCGCCGCGCAACAGAATCAGGCCACACCACCCTCGCAGTCCATGCAGTCGGGCCAGGCAGCGAACGCACAACGTGCGGCGCCGGCAGCCGCACCTGGGGCTGCGGCTGCACAGCCGGCGCGTAACCGCTGGATGGGACCGCTCGCGGGTCTCGCAGCGGGTCTGGGCATAGCAGCGCTGCTGTCGCACTTTGGTCTTGGCGGCGCGTTCGCCGGCGCAATGGCAAATATGATCATGATCGCGTTGATCGTTATGGCCGCTGTCATGGTGTTCCGCTTCATCATGAATCGCAGGAAAAACGCCAATACACCGGCGTATTCAGCCGCTGGCGCGGGTTCGCCGTTCGGCGGATCGGCACGTACCGGGTTCAACTCGCAGGAGCCGAGCTATGTGCCGCAGTCGGCCCCGGGTGGTTATGGTCCGTCCGCCGCTGCGCTGAGCAACGCGAACACGATCGAAGCCGCACCGCAAGTCGAGGTGCCCGCAGGCTTCGACAGCGAAGCGTTCGTGCGTAACGCGAAGGTTTATTTCGTGCGCTTGCAGGATGCATGGGACCGCGGTAACTCCAATGACATCCGTGAATTCACCACGCCGGAAATGTTCGCCGAAGTGAAGCTGGATATAGATGCACGCGGCACGCAGCCGAATCGTACCGACGTCGTGCAGCTCAACGCCGACATCCTGGGCGTTGAGGAGCGCGGCACGGAAAGCCTTGCCAGCGTGCGTTTCCACGGCCTGATTCGTGAATCGGAAGGCGCCGCGGCCGAGCCCTTCATCGAGATCTGGAATCTGTCGAAGCAGAAGTACGGCAACGAAGGCTGGTTGCTGGCCGGGATTCAGCAGGTCAGTTAA
- the ubiB gene encoding ubiquinone biosynthesis regulatory protein kinase UbiB — protein sequence MRLLRFLKIFFTVVRFGLDELVLSGIQDRRVRLLMRLTTFGRKFEVARGVRLRLALESLGPIFVKFGQVLSTRRDLLPVDIANELAKLQDQVPPFDSDVAIAIVEKSLGAPIDVLFDDFERVPVASASIAQVHFAKIKTGAHAGKAVAVKVLRPNMLPVIDSDLALLRDIAYWTERLWADGKRLKPREVVAEFDKYLHDELDLMREAANGSQLRRNFAGLDLLMVPEMYWDFSAPTVLVMERMVGVPISQVEVLRAAGVDIPKLAQEGVEIFFTQVFRDGFFHADMHPGNIQVSLAEETFGRYIALDFGIVGALSDFDKNYLAQNFLAFFKRDYHRVATLHLESGWVPPSTRVEELESAIRAVCEPYFDRALKDISLGQVLMRLFSTSRRFNVEIQPQLVLLQKTMLNVEGLGRSLDPELDLWKTAKPYLERWMNEQVGWRGWYERLKLEAPQWSKTLPQLPRLIHQVLADRHDQPGGGNDDLMRMILIEQKRTNRLLQALLIFGLAVGAGAVLVQFWQVLASGG from the coding sequence ATGCGTCTTCTGCGTTTCCTCAAGATTTTTTTCACGGTAGTGCGATTCGGGCTCGATGAACTGGTGCTGAGCGGCATCCAGGACCGGCGCGTTCGTTTGCTGATGCGCCTCACCACGTTCGGCCGCAAGTTCGAGGTCGCACGCGGCGTGCGGCTGCGTCTCGCGCTCGAAAGCCTCGGGCCCATCTTCGTCAAGTTCGGGCAGGTGCTGTCAACGCGTCGCGACCTGTTGCCCGTTGACATAGCGAACGAACTCGCCAAGCTTCAGGATCAAGTGCCGCCGTTCGATTCGGACGTCGCTATCGCGATTGTGGAGAAGTCGCTGGGCGCCCCTATTGACGTTTTATTCGACGACTTCGAACGTGTGCCGGTGGCGAGCGCATCAATCGCCCAGGTGCACTTCGCCAAGATCAAGACTGGCGCGCATGCGGGCAAAGCCGTGGCGGTGAAGGTGTTGCGGCCGAACATGCTGCCAGTGATCGACTCGGATCTCGCGTTGCTGCGCGACATTGCGTACTGGACCGAGCGGCTGTGGGCCGATGGCAAGCGGCTGAAGCCACGCGAAGTGGTCGCCGAGTTCGATAAATATCTCCACGACGAACTCGACCTGATGCGCGAGGCTGCGAACGGCAGCCAGTTGCGTCGCAATTTCGCGGGCCTTGATCTGCTGATGGTGCCCGAGATGTATTGGGACTTTTCAGCGCCTACCGTGCTGGTGATGGAGCGCATGGTCGGCGTGCCGATTAGCCAGGTGGAGGTGCTGCGGGCGGCCGGCGTAGATATCCCGAAGCTGGCGCAGGAAGGCGTCGAGATATTCTTCACGCAGGTATTCCGCGACGGCTTTTTCCACGCCGACATGCATCCCGGCAATATCCAGGTGAGCCTCGCAGAGGAGACGTTCGGACGGTATATCGCGCTGGATTTCGGGATTGTCGGCGCGTTGTCCGACTTCGATAAAAACTATCTGGCGCAAAATTTCCTGGCGTTCTTCAAGCGCGACTATCACCGGGTGGCCACGCTGCATCTGGAGTCGGGCTGGGTTCCGCCGAGCACACGCGTCGAAGAACTGGAAAGCGCTATCCGCGCCGTCTGCGAACCGTACTTCGACCGGGCGTTGAAGGATATTTCTCTGGGCCAGGTGCTGATGCGGCTCTTTTCCACCTCGCGCCGCTTCAACGTGGAGATTCAGCCGCAACTCGTGCTGCTGCAGAAAACGATGCTGAACGTGGAGGGGCTCGGCCGGTCGCTCGATCCCGAACTCGATCTGTGGAAGACCGCCAAGCCGTATCTCGAACGCTGGATGAACGAGCAGGTCGGCTGGCGCGGCTGGTACGAAAGGTTGAAACTGGAAGCGCCGCAATGGAGCAAGACGCTGCCGCAGTTGCCGCGGCTGATCCATCAGGTGCTGGCTGACCGGCACGATCAGCCAGGCGGCGGCAACGACGATCTCATGCGCATGATCCTGATCGAGCAGAAACGCACGAATCGTTTGTTGCAGGCGTTGCTGATATTCGGGCTGGCGGTGGGCGCGGGCGCTGTGCTCGTCCAGTTCTGGCAGGTGTTGGCATCCGGAGGCTGA
- a CDS encoding DUF502 domain-containing protein, which yields MTTKKTTLKSVFATGLLVLVPLAITLWVIGLVIGTMDQTLLLLPESWQPEKLFGFHLPGLGAVLTLAFIFVVGLLTQNFIGQKLVEWWDVIVRHIPVVGPLYTSVKQVSDTLLSSSGNAFRKALLIRYPHSGSYTIGFLTGIPGGDVVNHLTEDHVSVYVPTTPNPTSGFFLMVPKSEVIELDMSVDAALKYIVSMGVVAPSMPQAQAAPRRPVDPPL from the coding sequence ATGACGACCAAAAAGACTACGTTGAAATCCGTGTTCGCAACCGGCCTGCTGGTGCTGGTTCCGCTCGCCATCACGCTGTGGGTGATCGGGCTCGTGATCGGGACCATGGACCAGACGCTCCTGCTGCTGCCGGAATCCTGGCAGCCCGAGAAGCTGTTCGGCTTCCATCTGCCGGGCCTCGGCGCTGTGCTGACGCTCGCCTTCATCTTTGTCGTGGGCTTGCTCACGCAGAACTTCATCGGCCAGAAACTGGTCGAGTGGTGGGATGTGATCGTGCGTCACATTCCCGTGGTCGGGCCGCTGTATACCAGCGTTAAACAAGTGTCGGACACGTTGCTCTCCAGCAGCGGCAACGCGTTTCGCAAGGCACTGCTGATCCGTTACCCGCATTCGGGGTCCTACACTATCGGTTTCCTGACGGGTATTCCCGGCGGCGACGTGGTCAATCACCTGACTGAAGATCATGTGAGCGTCTATGTGCCGACCACGCCGAATCCCACCTCGGGATTCTTCCTGATGGTGCCGAAAAGCGAAGTCATCGAGCTCGACATGTCTGTCGATGCTGCGTTGAAGTACATCGTATCTATGGGAGTAGTCGCGCCGTCCATGCCGCAAGCGCAGGCTGCGCCGCGCCGCCCCGTCGATCCGCCGCTGTAA
- a CDS encoding HIT family protein has translation MDCVFCREDGGEVLWSDDAVRVVLADEPEWPGFCRVIWHAHVAEMSDLDNAARLKIMTVVNGVERAIRRVLAPAKINLASLGNQVPHVHWHVIPRHSNDSRFPLPIWAPRQRTVSLALQSNRRAQATLLREAVRAEMALAFA, from the coding sequence ATGGACTGTGTCTTTTGCCGTGAAGACGGCGGCGAGGTTTTGTGGTCGGACGACGCAGTGCGGGTCGTTCTCGCCGATGAGCCAGAGTGGCCGGGCTTTTGCCGGGTGATCTGGCACGCGCACGTGGCGGAGATGTCCGATCTCGACAATGCCGCCCGGCTCAAGATAATGACGGTGGTGAACGGCGTGGAGCGTGCGATCCGTCGCGTGCTCGCGCCGGCCAAAATCAATCTGGCGAGCCTCGGCAACCAGGTTCCGCACGTTCACTGGCACGTCATCCCGCGCCATTCCAACGATTCCCGTTTCCCGTTGCCCATCTGGGCGCCGCGCCAGCGGACGGTGTCGCTGGCGCTGCAGTCCAATCGCCGGGCTCAGGCCACGTTGCTGCGCGAAGCAGTGCGCGCCGAGATGGCGCTGGCGTTCGCCTGA
- a CDS encoding FmdB family zinc ribbon protein, translating into MPIYAYRCESCGFEKDALQKMSDAPLTQCPQCGKETFVKQVTAAGFQLKGSGWYVTDFRGGNNGAAAARKEEGGKKDEGAKAETKSEGASDSSNSSKESSKDSGNQSSKTDSSTANAPAASSTTSAAASSSKPAPPASN; encoded by the coding sequence ATGCCGATCTACGCGTACCGCTGCGAGTCCTGCGGCTTCGAAAAAGACGCGCTCCAGAAAATGAGCGATGCACCGCTCACCCAGTGCCCGCAGTGCGGGAAGGAAACATTCGTCAAGCAGGTGACGGCCGCGGGCTTTCAGTTGAAGGGCTCCGGCTGGTACGTGACCGACTTCCGCGGTGGCAATAACGGCGCCGCTGCTGCCAGGAAGGAAGAGGGCGGTAAGAAGGACGAGGGCGCCAAAGCCGAAACGAAGAGCGAAGGCGCATCGGATTCGAGTAATTCGAGTAAAGAGTCGAGCAAGGATTCGGGCAATCAGTCGTCGAAGACCGATTCGTCCACTGCAAACGCACCAGCGGCAAGCAGCACGACATCGGCTGCGGCGTCATCGAGCAAACCGGCGCCGCCCGCATCGAATTGA
- the clsB gene encoding cardiolipin synthase ClsB, whose translation MFGGRRPLRLCFTINNTVRLFKSGVEFFPALIERIDAAQHEVSLETYIFCDDAAGRAVSTALMNAARRGVHVRVITDGIGTAKLPLFDEWAQANVEHRVYNPHLFGQLGFSRTHRKLVVIDRHIAFCGGINIVDDFEQNGVHLDHARWDFALEAQGPVVKDVREAFDLQWQRIRLGVKPLAPRQQDQEPTPGASSRTNRRALRARLRARRGLIHAVDQPCVAFVARDNLLNRRAIEKAYLAAISHAEKEVMLANPYFMPGRKLRRALARAAQRGVRVTLVIGRKEFVALDYATPFLYRNLLKYGVRIAEYEKTILHGKVAVVDSNWATVGSSNLDALSLVLNNEANMVLVNHENEIVKLRDAILAAFHEGRPITVEQYAARPAGERLLNWLAYNAYRTMMKMLTIGRYD comes from the coding sequence TTGTTTGGCGGACGCCGCCCGTTACGGCTGTGCTTTACCATCAACAACACGGTGCGGCTGTTCAAATCCGGCGTGGAATTTTTCCCGGCGCTGATTGAACGCATCGACGCCGCGCAGCACGAGGTCTCGCTTGAGACCTACATCTTTTGCGACGACGCAGCCGGCCGCGCCGTTTCTACCGCGCTGATGAACGCGGCCCGGCGCGGCGTGCACGTACGCGTGATCACCGACGGCATTGGCACCGCGAAACTTCCGCTCTTCGATGAATGGGCGCAGGCGAACGTCGAGCATCGCGTGTACAACCCACATCTTTTCGGGCAGCTTGGGTTCTCGCGGACGCATCGAAAGCTCGTGGTCATCGACCGGCACATCGCGTTCTGCGGCGGGATCAATATTGTCGATGACTTCGAGCAGAACGGCGTCCATCTTGACCACGCGCGCTGGGATTTCGCGCTGGAAGCGCAAGGGCCCGTGGTCAAGGACGTGCGCGAAGCCTTCGATCTCCAATGGCAGAGAATTCGCCTCGGCGTGAAGCCGCTGGCGCCGCGGCAGCAGGATCAGGAACCTACGCCGGGTGCATCGTCGAGAACGAACCGGCGCGCATTGCGAGCACGCCTGCGAGCGCGACGGGGGCTGATCCACGCTGTCGATCAACCGTGCGTGGCGTTCGTCGCCCGCGACAACCTGCTGAACCGGCGCGCAATCGAAAAGGCGTATCTCGCCGCGATTTCGCACGCGGAAAAAGAAGTGATGCTGGCGAATCCGTATTTCATGCCGGGGCGCAAGCTGCGCCGAGCACTGGCCCGCGCAGCGCAGCGTGGCGTACGCGTCACACTGGTGATTGGAAGAAAGGAGTTTGTCGCGCTCGATTACGCCACGCCGTTCTTGTATCGCAATCTCCTGAAGTACGGCGTGCGGATCGCGGAATACGAGAAGACCATCCTGCACGGTAAAGTGGCCGTGGTGGATTCGAACTGGGCTACGGTTGGATCGTCAAATTTGGACGCATTGAGCCTGGTGTTGAACAATGAGGCGAACATGGTGCTTGTGAACCATGAGAATGAGATCGTGAAGCTGCGCGACGCGATCCTGGCTGCTTTCCACGAAGGCCGCCCGATTACCGTCGAGCAATACGCGGCGCGCCCGGCTGGTGAGCGTTTGCTTAACTGGCTCGCCTACAACGCGTATCGCACGATGATGAAAATGCTCACCATCGGCCGCTACGATTGA
- the aspS gene encoding aspartate--tRNA ligase has protein sequence MSMRSEYCGLVTEALLGQNVSLCGWVHRRRDHGGVIFIDLRDREGLVQVVCDPDRAEMFKVAEGVRGEFCVQVKGLVRARPEGTANAGLTSGKIEVLCHELNVLNASVTPPFQLDDDNLSETTRLTHRVLDLRRPQMQQNLRLRYRVAIEVRKYLDAQGFIDIETPMLTKSTPEGARDYLVPSRTNPGQFFALPQSPQLFKQLLMVANFDRYYQIVKCFRDEDLRADRQPEFTQIDCETSFLTEQEIRDLFEAMIRHVFKETINVSLDEKFPVMLYSEAMRRFGSDKPDLRVKLEFTDLTDAVRDVDFKVFSTPANSKDGRVAAIRVPRGGEMSRSEIDGYTEFVRIYGAKGLAWIKVNDIAKGRDGLQSPIVKNLHDASITAIIERTGAQNGDIIFFAADRSKVVNDSLGALRLKIGHSEFGRANGLFEAGWKPLWVTDFPMFEFDEEDNRYVAAHHPFTSPKDEHLEYLETDPGRCLAKAYDMVLNGWEIGGGSVRIYQEEVQSKVFRALKINAEEARIKFGFLLDALQYGAPPHGGIAFGLDRIVTMMAGADSIRDVIAFPKTQRATDLLTQAPSEVDEKQLKELHIRLRQPEPKPQ, from the coding sequence ATGTCGATGAGATCTGAATACTGCGGTCTGGTGACCGAAGCTCTGCTGGGCCAAAACGTTTCGCTGTGCGGCTGGGTACATCGCCGGCGCGACCATGGCGGCGTTATTTTTATCGATTTGCGGGATCGCGAGGGCCTGGTGCAGGTTGTATGCGATCCGGATCGCGCTGAAATGTTCAAGGTGGCCGAAGGCGTACGCGGCGAGTTTTGCGTGCAGGTGAAGGGCTTGGTGCGCGCTCGTCCGGAAGGCACGGCGAACGCCGGGCTGACGAGCGGCAAGATTGAAGTGCTGTGCCATGAGCTGAATGTGCTGAACGCTTCGGTGACGCCGCCGTTCCAGCTCGACGACGACAACCTCTCCGAAACCACGCGCCTTACGCATCGCGTGCTTGACCTGCGCCGTCCGCAGATGCAGCAGAACCTGCGTTTGCGTTACCGCGTGGCTATTGAAGTGCGCAAGTACCTAGACGCGCAGGGTTTTATCGATATTGAAACGCCGATGCTCACCAAGAGCACGCCGGAAGGTGCGCGCGATTACCTGGTGCCGTCACGTACGAACCCGGGTCAGTTCTTCGCGCTGCCGCAGTCGCCGCAATTGTTCAAGCAATTGCTGATGGTCGCGAACTTTGACCGCTACTACCAGATCGTGAAATGTTTCCGCGACGAAGACTTGCGCGCGGATCGTCAGCCGGAATTCACGCAGATCGACTGTGAAACGTCGTTTTTGACGGAACAGGAGATCCGCGATCTGTTCGAAGCGATGATCCGTCACGTCTTCAAGGAAACCATCAACGTCTCGCTCGACGAGAAATTCCCGGTCATGCTGTATTCGGAAGCCATGCGCCGTTTCGGCTCGGACAAGCCGGATCTGCGTGTGAAGCTGGAATTCACGGACCTGACGGACGCCGTTCGCGACGTCGATTTCAAGGTCTTCAGCACGCCGGCTAATTCCAAGGACGGCCGCGTGGCGGCGATCCGCGTGCCGCGTGGTGGCGAGATGTCGCGTAGCGAGATCGACGGCTACACGGAATTCGTGCGCATCTACGGCGCGAAGGGCCTGGCCTGGATCAAGGTGAATGACATCGCGAAGGGTCGCGACGGCCTGCAAAGCCCGATCGTGAAGAACCTGCACGACGCATCGATCACCGCGATCATCGAGCGCACCGGCGCGCAGAACGGCGACATCATTTTCTTCGCAGCGGATCGTTCGAAAGTCGTGAACGACAGCCTGGGCGCGTTGCGTCTGAAGATCGGTCATTCGGAATTCGGCCGTGCGAACGGATTGTTCGAAGCAGGCTGGAAGCCGCTGTGGGTGACCGACTTCCCCATGTTCGAGTTCGACGAGGAAGACAACCGCTACGTGGCTGCGCATCACCCGTTCACGAGCCCGAAGGACGAGCATCTGGAATATCTGGAAACGGACCCGGGCCGCTGCCTCGCGAAGGCGTACGACATGGTGCTGAACGGCTGGGAAATCGGCGGCGGATCGGTGCGGATTTATCAGGAAGAAGTGCAGAGCAAGGTGTTCCGCGCGCTCAAGATCAACGCTGAAGAAGCGCGTATCAAGTTCGGGTTCCTGCTCGACGCGCTTCAGTACGGCGCGCCGCCGCATGGTGGTATTGCGTTCGGGCTCGACCGTATCGTCACGATGATGGCCGGTGCTGATTCGATCCGCGACGTGATCGCGTTCCCGAAGACGCAGCGCGCGACGGATTTGTTGACGCAAGCACCGAGCGAAGTGGACGAAAAGCAGTTGAAGGAACTGCATATTCGTTTGCGTCAGCCGGAACCGAAGCCGCAGTAA
- the nudB gene encoding dihydroneopterin triphosphate diphosphatase → MSKPPKIPESVLVVIHTPELDVLVIERYDRPGFWQSVTGSKDHIDEPLVLTAAREVAEETGIVVGSPAVPERSLIDWHHQIEYDIYPEWRHRYAEGVVRNVEHQFSLLVPHCVQVTLAPREHTAFLWLPFREAAAKCFSSSNREAILQLPERLAEHSR, encoded by the coding sequence ATGTCCAAGCCGCCGAAAATTCCCGAGTCTGTCCTCGTTGTTATCCATACGCCCGAACTGGACGTGCTTGTCATTGAGCGCTATGACCGGCCGGGTTTCTGGCAGTCCGTGACGGGTTCAAAAGATCACATCGACGAACCGCTGGTCCTGACCGCGGCGCGCGAAGTCGCCGAGGAAACGGGCATCGTGGTCGGCAGCCCGGCCGTACCAGAACGATCGCTGATCGACTGGCATCATCAGATTGAATACGACATCTATCCTGAATGGCGGCATCGCTATGCAGAAGGTGTCGTGCGCAACGTGGAGCACCAGTTCAGCCTGCTCGTCCCGCATTGCGTTCAAGTGACGCTCGCGCCGCGCGAGCACACTGCCTTCCTCTGGCTGCCGTTTCGCGAGGCGGCCGCGAAGTGTTTTTCATCGTCGAATCGTGAGGCGATCCTGCAGTTGCCCGAGCGCCTGGCGGAGCACAGCCGGTGA
- a CDS encoding methyltransferase domain-containing protein encodes MIDTRKPAVPPSFDTRDPNSPEFWSERFDQRFTPWDQAGVPEGFKAFALEHRNTLPNVLIPGCGSAYEALWLARENWPVKAIDFSPSAVAAAREQLGEHAGVVEQADFFTYKPPFETNWIYERAFLCALPRDRWQDYAVRMAELLRPGALLAGFYFLGETPKGPPFGMERAALNALLTPYFELVDEREVTGSIDVFAGRERWLTWRRRTPEANSVA; translated from the coding sequence ATGATCGACACTCGCAAACCCGCTGTGCCCCCCAGCTTCGACACGCGCGACCCGAATTCGCCCGAGTTCTGGAGCGAGCGCTTCGACCAGCGCTTTACGCCCTGGGATCAGGCCGGCGTGCCTGAAGGGTTCAAGGCGTTTGCCCTCGAGCATCGGAACACCTTGCCGAACGTGCTGATCCCCGGCTGCGGCAGCGCGTACGAAGCGCTGTGGCTTGCGAGGGAAAACTGGCCGGTCAAGGCGATTGATTTCTCACCCAGCGCGGTTGCAGCGGCGCGAGAGCAACTGGGCGAACACGCCGGCGTGGTTGAGCAAGCTGACTTCTTCACGTACAAACCGCCGTTTGAAACGAACTGGATTTACGAGCGCGCGTTCCTGTGCGCTTTGCCGCGCGACCGGTGGCAGGATTACGCCGTGCGCATGGCGGAACTGCTGCGGCCCGGCGCGCTGCTGGCCGGATTCTATTTCCTCGGCGAGACGCCCAAGGGGCCGCCGTTCGGTATGGAACGGGCCGCGCTCAATGCCTTGCTGACGCCGTATTTCGAACTGGTGGATGAGCGCGAAGTGACCGGCTCCATCGATGTTTTCGCCGGACGCGAACGCTGGCTCACTTGGCGTCGGCGTACGCCGGAAGCCAATTCTGTTGCCTGA
- the ubiE gene encoding bifunctional demethylmenaquinone methyltransferase/2-methoxy-6-polyprenyl-1,4-benzoquinol methylase UbiE produces the protein MSKTHFGFETVDEQEKAKKVAGVFDSVASNYDLMNDLMSGGLHRAWKFFAIGQAKVRPGYKVLDLAGGTGDLAKAFAKQAGEKGEVWHTDINESMLRVGRDRLIDRGVITPTLICDAEKIPFPDNYFDIITVAFGLRNMTHKDGALAEMYRVLKPGGRVLVLEFSKVWEPLKKAYDLYSFKFLPWLGDKFAKDADSYRYLAESIRMHPDQETLKIMMERAGLDRVEYYNLSGGVVALHVGTKF, from the coding sequence ATGAGCAAGACCCACTTCGGTTTTGAAACGGTCGACGAACAGGAAAAAGCGAAGAAGGTGGCGGGCGTTTTTGATTCGGTCGCGAGCAATTACGACTTGATGAACGACCTGATGTCGGGCGGGCTGCATCGCGCGTGGAAGTTCTTCGCGATCGGCCAAGCGAAGGTTCGTCCAGGCTACAAAGTGCTCGATCTGGCAGGCGGGACGGGCGATCTGGCGAAAGCGTTCGCGAAACAAGCGGGCGAAAAAGGCGAGGTCTGGCACACGGATATCAATGAATCGATGCTGCGCGTCGGTCGTGATCGCCTGATTGATCGAGGTGTGATCACACCTACTCTGATCTGCGACGCGGAGAAGATTCCGTTTCCGGACAATTATTTCGATATCATTACAGTTGCCTTTGGACTTCGTAATATGACGCACAAAGATGGTGCGTTAGCCGAAATGTATCGGGTGTTGAAGCCGGGTGGCCGAGTCCTGGTTCTGGAGTTCTCGAAGGTCTGGGAGCCCCTGAAGAAAGCGTACGATCTCTACAGTTTCAAGTTTTTACCGTGGCTTGGCGACAAGTTCGCGAAAGATGCGGATAGCTATCGCTACCTCGCCGAGTCGATCCGGATGCATCCGGATCAGGAAACTTTAAAAATAATGATGGAACGCGCAGGATTGGATCGAGTCGAATATTACAATTTGTCAGGTGGCGTGGTAGCTTTACACGTCGGGACCAAATTTTAA
- a CDS encoding SCP2 domain-containing protein has translation MTHADEFAHPAAPSATQAAARTASKAFAAAVNHVLARESWARERLTPYAGKTARLALSPFSLLLMVQPDGLIAAVDETEARAFDVTLSVPADAVPAFLQGGQAAVMKHVRIEGDAEFANTIAKLAEHLRWEPEEDLARVIGDGPAHRIGSTVRKVGEQARRSGLNLLESVAEYLLDEQPQLVRRSALDTFNTELSVARDALARVEKRIERLEQKAEARGASASGAASTRGTSK, from the coding sequence ATGACGCACGCAGACGAATTCGCCCACCCCGCAGCACCTTCCGCCACTCAGGCCGCAGCCAGAACCGCATCGAAAGCGTTCGCGGCCGCGGTGAACCACGTGCTCGCGCGCGAATCCTGGGCGCGCGAGCGTCTGACGCCTTACGCCGGCAAGACCGCGCGGCTGGCACTTTCGCCGTTCTCGCTGTTGCTGATGGTCCAACCGGACGGGCTGATTGCCGCCGTCGATGAAACCGAGGCCCGCGCTTTTGACGTCACCCTTTCTGTTCCCGCCGACGCCGTTCCTGCATTCCTGCAAGGGGGCCAGGCGGCTGTGATGAAACACGTCCGCATAGAAGGCGATGCGGAGTTTGCAAACACGATCGCGAAACTGGCCGAACACCTGCGCTGGGAGCCCGAAGAAGATCTGGCCCGCGTAATTGGCGACGGTCCCGCTCACCGCATCGGCTCGACCGTACGCAAGGTGGGTGAACAAGCGCGCCGTTCGGGACTCAATCTGCTTGAATCGGTGGCCGAATACCTGCTCGACGAACAACCTCAACTCGTGCGCCGCAGCGCCCTCGACACGTTTAATACTGAACTGTCGGTCGCCCGGGACGCGCTCGCGCGCGTCGAAAAGCGCATCGAGCGACTCGAACAAAAAGCCGAAGCCCGAGGCGCGTCGGCGTCCGGCGCCGCGTCAACGCGCGGCACGAGCAAGTAA